The DNA region caaaaattttatcgatttttatatttaaaatCATAAGTCACACACATATTCTTATTCAAtgtaagaaaattttctcatcCATATATTATATAAGGATCCTCGATTTCCTCGATTTaaattgaagattttttttgttagccAAAAGATGGCGCTCGTATCTTCGGATTCTGGATCCAAAAAGGCAACAGCTGTTTGTTTGCGTGTGTCCACATCGGgcttttattgtttgtttttttttcttgctcaACTAAACATGATTAAtcccgatgatgatgatgatgatgaatttagtGCGAATAAAGTTATTAATTTAGATTCTTCAGATGATGACATCAATGATATTAGCTtacaaacgacaaaaaaacgTAAGCACAACGAATCCGATGATGGCCGTGTTCAAATCAATCTGGACAAGACACTTATTCCAAAATCCAAAGATAAGACAATTGGTTTGGCTTTCAGTGGAGAAAAATCTGAACTAGAAGCACTCGGTATTGTATCCTATCAACATTCAgtttatgaagaaaaatttgtcgatcaaatagaaaagaatgttgatgaattttctgaaaaacaacattcaCAAAATGATGTTGACGATAATtcagatgaaaaacaatcaatcgtTGAACTTAGTGAACAAGATGAATGTAGTCAAGAAGATGCTTCAACTTCTGGTATTGAAccattagatgatgatgatgatgaatttactCCTGATGATGGTCCAtcatatgttgatgatttaaacgattattttgatgatgatgtagataGATTTTTAGAGGCTCCCGATAATTGTAATATCGAAatttcgagaaaaaaatgtgaaaaaattgacgATTCAAAAGCTATCGATAATGTACGACGAAATCGTATtcgtgatgatggtgatattaCAATTTATCGTGAACGTATTGCGGCATATGAAACAAGCCGATTacaatccaatgatgatgaatcatctAACGATAACGATGAAGAATTGCATAGGATTAATGAAGATTTTTCTATACCAAAACGTGTTTGGGAACGTTTATATGAATATCAACATGATGCAGTTAAATGGATGTGTGATTTGCATATTAAACTATGTGGCGGAATACTTGGTGATGAAATGGGCCTAGGCAAAACTGTTGAagtaatttcatttcttatttcattatcattctcTAAATCATACGAAGTAAGTGAATGTTATAAATATCTTGGACCCGTATTGCTTGTATGTCCAGCTACGGTTATGTATCAATGGGTTAATGAATTTCATAAATGGTGGCCACCTTTTCGTGTTGCTGTTTTACATCAAAGTGGTTCTTATAAAGGTAAAAGCCGTACTAAATTGGTGAATGATATAATCCAAACGAATGGCATATTGATTACATCGTACAAATCACTTGTGTGTTTTCAAAAGTATTTGGTACCGAAAAATTGGCATTATGTTATACTGGATGAAGGCCATAAAATACGAAATCCAATTGCACAAGTTACTCAATGCTGTAAACTTGTAAGTTTGACATGAAAAAgatatcaattttattttattaaatatgatttttttttctaaatgcAGTTTGAAACCTGTCATCGATTAATATTGTCCGGTACACCCATTCAAAATGATCTCACAGAATTATGgtcattgatgaattttgtatTTCCTAATAAACTTGGTTCATTAGATTCATTTATGAAAAGTTTGGGTATGGCCATCAAAAAAGGTGGTTATAGCCATGCAACAGAACAAGAAATTCAAGATAGTTTCAATTGTTCGGTGGTTTTACGTGATTTAATCAAACCATATCTACTTAGACGAACGAaagatgaaatcaaaaataatcttTCATTGCCACCGAAAAATGAACAAGTTTTGTTCTGTAAATTGACCGATATTCAAAAACAGTATTATCAAGATTATATCAATTCAGAAGCATTTGCTCGAATTGACATGCAAAAAGCTTCAATCTTTAAGGCATTAGTCAATATACGTAAAATCTGTAATCATCcatatttgttttcaaaagaaTGTAATCCAGATGGTAAATTTGacaaagattttttcaaaatgtctAGTAAAATGGTTGTAGTAAATGCTTTGCTTAAACTATGGTAAGTGACATTTCTAATTGATCAtcgttgataataatattgttaATTATACGTTTTGATAGGCACAAACAAGATCAAAAAGTTCTCATGTTCACTCAGGGTAGacaaatgttgaatttgttgGAACGTTGGGTGATTAAGAAAAAATACAGTTACTTCCGTATGGATGGTACAACCTCGATTAATATGAGACAAAGTTTGATTAAATCAtttaatgaagatgaaacgAAATTCGTGTTTCTATTGACTACACGAGTTGGTGGTGTTGGCGTTTCATTAACCGGTGCCAATCGTGTCATTATATTTGATCCGGATTGGAATCCATGTACCGATATACAGGCTCGTGAACGTTGCTGGCGTATTGGTCAACGGCGTGATGTTATTATCTATCGTTTGATGACATCAGGTACagtggaagaaaaaatctatcatcggcaaatattcaaacaataTCTAAGTAATCGAATTCTTCGTGATCCTaaacatcaaaaatttgtaaaaatgaacaatatgCGTGAATTGTTTACATTAAGTGACTGTAGTGAAACTGGTCTTTATTTCTATGATTCAAAAGTCAAATTAAATCGAAAGAATAATCATAAGAAATTCGATGAACTTCGGAAacaatcgtcatcatcaacaaatgaaaaatctccGGGCAAAAAACTGCCAAAAATACCAAAGAAAACTTATGATAATTCAGATAACGGTaatcgaaataaaacaaaacttaTCGATTGGTCAAATGTGAAGATTGAAATTTCTGAAGAACGGCGACGAGAACTACGTGAACAGGTGAAAAAGATTTGTCAgaaacaatttgaaaaaaattcttgttcatCCAGTTCAAATGCTGTTGAATCATTGTCACAATCATCAAGTCATAGTAAAGTGGATTCTTCATTGGAAAATCCCAATGAATCATTGTCtcaaaataaatcaacagATATTCAATATGTAATCGATAATCGTCCTAATGGTGTTAAGGTGAAAATATTgagcgaaaaaaagaaacaacaatCCAATTCTGCTAATTTCGAAGGACATCAAATAAAGTATCTGgtaaaaaaggaaaattaCAACGAAACAACAGTTAAAAATTCAGattcgataaaaaaatcgaataaaaatgaagattATATTCTAAGTAAAATTTTTGGACGATCAGTCGAAAGTGTTCTTCAACATGACcgaattgaatataatcCAATTCCAGACCATTCACTCATAGAAAAAGAAGCCAAAGAACTAGCTAAACAGGCAATCGAAAATCTTAAACAACAGATTTTTAGTCAgcattcgtcatcatcatcatcatcactatcaacAACATCCAGCAATAATAGATTATCAAGTTTAATTAAACCTAGATTGAAAACACTATCAtcgaatcaagaaaaaaatttaagtAGTAACAATATTTTACAGGAAAGAGCCAACAAATTTATCGGtcaaaatgtttcaaataatttgcCATTGCCGAATCAATTCGATGAATATAAAACATTGGCAATGGATCTTTATCAATTTCTACGTGATCATAATGGTCGTGTTTCCACCGATACTATTGTAGAAGAATTTCGTCCACGAATTCGTAACAATCAATCAGCCTCTTTCCGTGAATTGTTAATAAATATGGCTACCATAGAATCAGATTGTTCCATACagaatgaacgaaaaagaaGTGTTGACAAATATTGGAAACTAAAAGAGGAATTCCGTTTgcttccatcatcatcatgaatattttatttccattttcattgaattaggatttttaaaatttttcttttcatatacattttttttgttgttatcaaaatttaattggcaacatttgattattattcaatttgaaaatatttttctgattataaatgttttttttcttatttgactaaaacaaaaaaaaagtcaaacaacaacatccggAAATTTGTATATTCATTCTGCTTTGAACTACGAatatattctttattttaGGACATAAAATTTTTGAGTAAACATTGATATAAAATTGGaaataaatgtaaatgtaaataaaataaaataaaatttatggaAAAGCTTGGAaagttggttttttttcatttcaatttgaatatagTTAATCACTTGTTGAATATAAATCACTACGCATTTTAAGTACAtcttcatgtttttttgttgatcgtAACAATGCTGAACCACATACAATTTGATTGGCGCCGGCTTTTCCACAAATATCAGTATTGGCCGAAGAAACACCACCATCCAATTCAATAtcgatcatttttgattgttttaatGAACGCAAATGTTCAACTTTATGCATCATATTGGCCATAAATTTTTGTCCACCAAGACCAGGTTGTACtgtcataatcaaaatggaatCAACTAAACAAAGAAATGGTTCAACTACTTGTACCGGTGTTTCTGGATTGATAGCCAATGCAACATTCATATTTGATGCACGtattgattcgattatttCTTCAACACTGTATTTATATTCTGGACAATTATTTTTGGTCACTTCATAATGGAATATATAACGGCTAACACCAGCCAATGCCATTGGtttaataaatttcattggaTGTTCAACCATCATATGTACTTCGAATGTAATTTCACTataaacaagaacaacaattcatcatcagatttaattctttaaaaaaaatcaaaattcaataataataataactaagATTCTTACGGAAAATCACGTATCAAATTGAGCACAAACGATGGACCAAATGTAatgtcatcaacaaaattaccATCCATAACATCCAGATGTACAAAATCGATACCagcatcaatcaattcacgCAGTTCTTCACGTATTCGTATGAAATTACAATTTAATATTGATGCACCAACTGCAGCATGGACACATTTAGGGgacattttttgaatttttaatttattattaaaattttcaaaatgaatagaaaaaaatttggaaaaaaatcaaattaagaaaaacgtgttgaaaattgtttttttcaataaaaaaaaaagactagAAAGATTggttttcaattcatcacaCTTGTGAGCATGTTGATAAAATGTATTGACgtcgttcttttttttctgcttcattaacatttttattcatcaacatttgatgatatatcGTCAAGGacaatattgatcaattttttttcaaaataaccAACAACTGGCTCGTCAGGGGGCGATGCTGTTTCAGTATGAttgtttcacattttttaatcatcataaaaattgttGCTCAATTTCATATCGTAATTCGGCAAATAATTGCTTAcaataattcaaatcatttccagatgatgatgatgatgatgatgatgatgaaaattgtagACTAAATCGTAGTAAgccaaataaataataataaaactgaTATATACGATCATttggattcaattcatttgtctGCATTGGTAATGTATCgttttcaatatcaatcaacatTGT from Dermatophagoides farinae isolate YC_2012a chromosome 5, ASM2471394v1, whole genome shotgun sequence includes:
- the Rpe gene encoding ribulose-phosphate 3-epimerase — encoded protein: MSPKCVHAAVGASILNCNFIRIREELRELIDAGIDFVHLDVMDGNFVDDITFGPSFVLNLIRDFPEITFEVHMMVEHPMKFIKPMALAGVSRYIFHYEVTKNNCPEYKYSVEEIIESIRASNMNVALAINPETPVQVVEPFLCLVDSILIMTVQPGLGGQKFMANMMHKVEHLRSLKQSKMIDIELDGGVSSANTDICGKAGANQIVCGSALLRSTKKHEDVLKMRSDLYSTSD
- the LOC124499659 gene encoding DNA excision repair protein ERCC-6-like; the encoded protein is MINPDDDDDDEFSANKVINLDSSDDDINDISLQTTKKRKHNESDDGRVQINLDKTLIPKSKDKTIGLAFSGEKSELEALGIVSYQHSVYEEKFVDQIEKNVDEFSEKQHSQNDVDDNSDEKQSIVELSEQDECSQEDASTSGIEPLDDDDDEFTPDDGPSYVDDLNDYFDDDVDRFLEAPDNCNIEISRKKCEKIDDSKAIDNVRRNRIRDDGDITIYRERIAAYETSRLQSNDDESSNDNDEELHRINEDFSIPKRVWERLYEYQHDAVKWMCDLHIKLCGGILGDEMGLGKTVEVISFLISLSFSKSYEVSECYKYLGPVLLVCPATVMYQWVNEFHKWWPPFRVAVLHQSGSYKGKSRTKLVNDIIQTNGILITSYKSLVCFQKYLVPKNWHYVILDEGHKIRNPIAQVTQCCKLFETCHRLILSGTPIQNDLTELWSLMNFVFPNKLGSLDSFMKSLGMAIKKGGYSHATEQEIQDSFNCSVVLRDLIKPYLLRRTKDEIKNNLSLPPKNEQVLFCKLTDIQKQYYQDYINSEAFARIDMQKASIFKALVNIRKICNHPYLFSKECNPDGKFDKDFFKMSSKMVVVNALLKLWHKQDQKVLMFTQGRQMLNLLERWVIKKKYSYFRMDGTTSINMRQSLIKSFNEDETKFVFLLTTRVGGVGVSLTGANRVIIFDPDWNPCTDIQARERCWRIGQRRDVIIYRLMTSGTVEEKIYHRQIFKQYLSNRILRDPKHQKFVKMNNMRELFTLSDCSETGLYFYDSKVKLNRKNNHKKFDELRKQSSSSTNEKSPGKKLPKIPKKTYDNSDNGNRNKTKLIDWSNVKIEISEERRRELREQVKKICQKQFEKNSCSSSSNAVESLSQSSSHSKVDSSLENPNESLSQNKSTDIQYVIDNRPNGVKVKILSEKKKQQSNSANFEGHQIKYLVKKENYNETTVKNSDSIKKSNKNEDYILSKIFGRSVESVLQHDRIEYNPIPDHSLIEKEAKELAKQAIENLKQQIFSQHSSSSSSSLSTTSSNNRLSSLIKPRLKTLSSNQEKNLSSNNILQERANKFIGQNVSNNLPLPNQFDEYKTLAMDLYQFLRDHNGRVSTDTIVEEFRPRIRNNQSASFRELLINMATIESDCSIQNERKRSVDKYWKLKEEFRLLPSSS